The Desulfarculaceae bacterium genome window below encodes:
- a CDS encoding WavE lipopolysaccharide synthesis family protein: protein MSLRAKIARWVVALVLGLFYRLIGRQRFLQAIFEAFRSLEERLGLYVSYMARPIKLASLPVPTSVPGAREQETALVLQGPLLREADFTYETLRLYRAFYPQAHLILSTWDTEDPATLARIQELGVEVVLSPDAEYPGISNINRQIKSAMAGLDRARELGCAYTLKTRTDQRFYNPTTLAFLHNLLKQFPLGEPSWGQKQRMIGMDLNTFRYRLYGLSDMFLFGDAEDMHRYWSPAYDQRRKEEVLAGEATFSLRQFAQCRVCEVYLLTQYLAQIGRPLQWTLADSLSVYRDLFLIIDKAQIDLFWPKYTRRENRWTSYGERSRMQELGFTDWLNLQQTLVVTPEEEVFLDQG, encoded by the coding sequence ATGAGTCTGCGCGCTAAAATAGCCCGGTGGGTGGTGGCCCTGGTTTTGGGCCTTTTTTACCGCCTGATCGGACGCCAACGTTTTCTGCAAGCAATATTCGAGGCCTTCCGCAGCCTGGAGGAGCGCCTAGGCCTCTATGTCAGCTACATGGCCCGTCCCATCAAGCTGGCTTCCCTGCCGGTTCCCACCTCCGTACCGGGCGCCAGGGAGCAGGAAACCGCCCTGGTGCTGCAAGGCCCCCTGCTGCGTGAGGCTGACTTCACCTATGAGACCCTGCGCCTGTACCGCGCCTTTTACCCCCAGGCCCATCTGATCCTTTCCACCTGGGATACTGAGGACCCGGCCACTCTGGCCAGGATCCAGGAGCTGGGGGTGGAGGTGGTGCTGAGCCCCGACGCGGAGTATCCCGGCATCTCCAACATCAACCGCCAGATCAAGAGCGCCATGGCGGGCCTGGACCGCGCCCGGGAATTGGGTTGCGCCTACACCCTCAAGACGCGCACGGATCAGAGGTTCTACAACCCGACCACCTTGGCCTTTTTGCACAACCTCTTGAAACAATTTCCCTTGGGCGAGCCCTCCTGGGGCCAGAAGCAACGAATGATCGGCATGGACCTGAACACTTTCCGCTACCGTCTCTACGGCCTGTCGGACATGTTCCTGTTCGGGGACGCGGAGGATATGCACCGCTATTGGAGCCCCGCCTATGACCAGAGGCGAAAGGAAGAGGTCCTGGCCGGAGAGGCGACCTTTTCTCTGCGCCAGTTCGCGCAGTGCCGGGTATGCGAGGTGTACCTGCTCACCCAGTACCTGGCCCAAATAGGCCGACCTTTACAATGGACCTTGGCGGACAGCCTGTCGGTCTACCGGGATCTGTTTTTGATAATAGACAAGGCCCAGATCGACCTTTTTTGGCCCAAGTACACCCGCCGCGAGAACCGCTGGACCTCCTATGGCGAGAGGTCCCGGATGCAGGAGCTCGGCTTCACCGACTGGCTGAACCTGCAACAGACCCTGGTGGTGACACCGGAAGAAGAGGTTTTCCTGGACCAAGGCTAA
- a CDS encoding aminotransferase class I/II-fold pyridoxal phosphate-dependent enzyme — protein sequence MKQLSMITERFSESVIREMTRICDKAGGYNLSQGFPDFDPPAEVVQAAKDAMDQGFNQYPVTFGEEPLREAIARKVARFNHITCDPATDITVTCGATEAMIASLKALINPGDEIVIFEPFYENYGPDSILSGATPRYVTLHAPEWSYDPDELAAAFNERTKAIVINTPNNPTGKVFSLQELEYIAGLCEKWDTYAITDEVYEHIVYEDAQHISLASLPGMEARTITVNSLSKSYSATGWRVGWAIAAPEITQRIRKVHDFLTVGAPTPLQMAGVKAMDLPESYYQGLAGKYQVARDFLYEVLIAVGFKAFKPKGAYYILTEVEPLAGRLGAGDDFDFATKLIHETGVATVPGTSFYASRGRGQNQVRFCYSKSMDMLSAVKQRLKAI from the coding sequence ATGAAACAGCTTTCCATGATCACCGAGCGTTTCAGCGAGTCGGTGATACGCGAGATGACCCGCATCTGCGACAAGGCGGGCGGCTACAACCTGTCCCAGGGATTCCCGGACTTCGACCCCCCGGCCGAGGTGGTTCAGGCGGCCAAGGACGCCATGGACCAGGGCTTCAACCAGTACCCGGTGACCTTCGGGGAAGAGCCCCTGCGCGAGGCCATCGCCCGCAAGGTGGCCCGTTTTAACCACATCACCTGCGACCCGGCCACGGACATCACCGTGACCTGTGGGGCCACCGAGGCCATGATCGCCAGCCTCAAGGCCCTGATCAACCCGGGCGACGAGATCGTGATTTTCGAGCCCTTTTACGAGAACTACGGCCCCGACTCCATCCTCTCCGGGGCCACCCCCCGCTACGTGACCCTGCATGCGCCGGAATGGAGCTACGACCCCGACGAGCTGGCCGCCGCTTTCAATGAGCGCACCAAGGCCATCGTGATCAACACCCCCAACAACCCCACCGGCAAGGTGTTCAGTCTCCAGGAGCTGGAGTACATCGCCGGGCTCTGCGAGAAGTGGGACACCTACGCCATCACCGACGAGGTGTACGAACACATCGTCTACGAGGACGCCCAGCACATTTCCCTGGCCTCCCTGCCCGGCATGGAGGCCCGCACCATCACGGTCAACTCGCTCTCCAAGAGCTACTCGGCCACCGGCTGGCGGGTGGGTTGGGCCATCGCCGCCCCGGAGATAACCCAGCGTATAAGGAAGGTGCACGACTTCCTCACCGTGGGCGCGCCCACCCCCCTGCAAATGGCGGGAGTCAAGGCCATGGACCTGCCGGAGTCCTATTACCAGGGACTGGCCGGCAAGTATCAGGTGGCTCGCGACTTCCTCTATGAGGTACTGATCGCGGTGGGCTTCAAGGCCTTCAAGCCCAAGGGGGCCTACTACATCCTGACCGAGGTGGAGCCCCTGGCCGGGCGGCTGGGAGCGGGGGACGACTTTGACTTTGCCACCAAGCTGATCCACGAGACCGGGGTGGCCACCGTGCCGGGCACTTCTTTTTATGCCAGCCGAGGGCGCGGCCAAAACCAGGTGCGCTTCTGCTACTCCAAGTCCATGGACATGCTGAGCGCGGTGAAGCAGCGCCTCAAAGCAATATGA
- a CDS encoding oligosaccharide flippase family protein: protein MSRKKTALISIFSNYVLIIINILSAFILVPYYLDYISVNLYGAWLSSGSLAVLIMIIDPGLSIVVLQKIAFHYGKNDLVEVGRLIKNGIVIAFLFGAAALCAGIITSFFLFDIVGIVDAANQPILKQGFIVAIIAASIMVVAYGVGGITLGLQASICPFSIHILTTIFCIFLQIKLLMCGYKILAIAYASLVMSLCLCVGNSLYMLWRIKKEAIPFEKGFSGIIELIKFGGFTFWSKIATEIAMNTDLILLNNFVGPKSSVALSTNRKALQGTQKFVTMISASMLASLSNLYGTGKIDRSKEIVLRLINIKIWLIGLFIIEFLLLNETFINLWIGNQYFVGQFNNLLIVLSTALLMLNVSMSNICFALGNIKGNSLAMMARTIIYLSTAVPATYFFGLPGLLISFIFAGTIANLWYFPKVIIERLSLSRTTIIITLIEASKVLASVVMIYLIFYSVTVVSILGFALCALAIATLYFLFAMVASANLRQELVVLYGSAQKALRKIKSID from the coding sequence ATGTCTAGAAAAAAAACCGCTCTTATCAGCATTTTTTCTAATTATGTATTAATAATTATAAACATACTAAGCGCTTTTATTTTGGTGCCATATTATCTTGATTATATATCAGTAAATTTATATGGAGCCTGGCTATCATCGGGAAGCCTTGCGGTCCTAATAATGATTATTGATCCGGGCCTATCAATAGTTGTGCTACAAAAAATAGCCTTTCATTACGGCAAAAATGACTTGGTTGAAGTAGGCCGCCTAATTAAAAACGGAATAGTTATTGCGTTTTTATTCGGGGCCGCCGCACTTTGTGCCGGCATAATCACCTCGTTTTTTTTATTTGACATTGTGGGGATAGTAGACGCTGCAAACCAACCCATATTAAAGCAAGGCTTTATTGTTGCGATCATCGCGGCCAGTATCATGGTCGTAGCATATGGCGTGGGCGGGATAACCTTGGGTTTACAAGCCAGCATCTGCCCTTTCAGCATTCATATTTTAACAACTATTTTCTGTATTTTCTTACAAATTAAGCTGCTTATGTGTGGTTATAAAATACTGGCGATTGCTTATGCTTCCTTGGTGATGTCATTGTGTCTATGCGTGGGGAATAGCCTATACATGCTTTGGCGGATTAAAAAGGAAGCCATTCCTTTTGAAAAGGGATTTAGCGGTATTATAGAATTAATTAAATTTGGGGGCTTCACTTTTTGGTCTAAAATTGCAACTGAAATAGCCATGAATACCGACCTAATTTTACTCAACAATTTTGTTGGGCCAAAATCAAGCGTGGCATTAAGCACGAACAGAAAGGCACTGCAAGGCACCCAAAAATTTGTAACGATGATCTCCGCAAGCATGTTAGCCAGTCTGAGCAACTTATATGGTACCGGCAAAATAGATCGTTCAAAGGAAATTGTTCTACGACTAATCAATATAAAGATTTGGCTAATTGGGCTGTTCATTATTGAGTTTTTGTTGCTGAATGAAACTTTCATTAACCTTTGGATAGGAAACCAATACTTTGTTGGGCAATTTAACAATTTATTAATAGTACTTTCTACCGCGCTTTTAATGCTGAACGTATCAATGAGCAACATTTGCTTCGCTCTTGGCAATATTAAGGGAAATAGCTTGGCCATGATGGCCAGAACCATCATTTATTTGTCAACTGCCGTGCCAGCCACTTATTTCTTCGGATTACCAGGCTTACTTATTTCATTCATATTTGCCGGGACTATCGCCAATCTGTGGTATTTCCCAAAGGTAATAATAGAGCGCCTGAGCCTTTCGAGAACAACCATAATAATTACCCTAATTGAGGCCTCAAAAGTATTAGCTAGTGTTGTCATGATATACTTAATTTTTTACTCAGTTACCGTAGTTTCTATTTTAGGCTTCGCATTATGCGCCCTTGCAATAGCCACACTATACTTTTTGTTTGCTATGGTTGCTTCGGCTAATTTGAGGCAAGAATTGGTGGTGCTATATGGCAGCGCTCAAAAAGCATTGAGGAAGATAAAATCCATAGATTAA
- a CDS encoding class I SAM-dependent methyltransferase, with protein MAVKLTKSMWFYSNVLPSLTYREGKSKRSIRWFNEQVKQNKIDFIPASCLCGSEEKEVLASIDRFGFHQRTVICKDCGLIYLSPRMTDEEYVKFYSASFYMDVYALQAEDDEYPFHHKINPIIVPYLDKIESVLEVGCNRGYLLCPYSKAGKKVVGYDLSKNCVEIGKKVGLDLRVGAF; from the coding sequence ATGGCCGTTAAGCTAACTAAAAGCATGTGGTTTTATAGTAATGTGTTGCCGTCTCTGACCTACAGAGAAGGGAAATCTAAAAGATCAATTAGGTGGTTTAATGAGCAAGTTAAACAAAACAAAATTGATTTTATTCCCGCGAGCTGTCTGTGTGGCAGTGAAGAAAAAGAGGTATTAGCCTCGATTGATAGGTTTGGTTTTCATCAAAGAACCGTTATCTGTAAAGATTGTGGGCTTATATACCTATCACCGAGAATGACCGATGAAGAATATGTCAAATTTTATAGCGCCAGCTTTTATATGGATGTGTATGCACTCCAAGCAGAGGACGATGAATATCCTTTTCATCACAAAATTAACCCTATTATAGTTCCTTATTTAGACAAGATTGAATCGGTCTTGGAGGTGGGCTGCAATCGCGGGTATTTGCTATGCCCTTACAGTAAAGCGGGCAAAAAGGTTGTCGGTTATGATTTATCTAAAAACTGCGTCGAAATAGGTAAAAAGGTTGGATTGGATCTGCGAGTAGGGGCGTTTTAG
- a CDS encoding glycosyltransferase, translating to MSEAEVGRRVARNLRRRGVGAALHPSGHVRSIYASELGEWEKHQIPAALAGLGEVEVFALPEHGFDPKAEDWLQRRQEMEAKLLAFVAETHARKPVDVLVSYLSGYHVSPETVERIKGMGIATCAFHWDDRLYFRGRLGGGRYTGPSALARAYDLNLTNASRSLIKYFVEGGLAIFWPEGADPDHFAPRKVSLEFDVSFIGANYGQRPEWIRYLRRHGVRVAAFGPGWEHGPVPSGQMPEIYSQSRINLGFSGIGYSMRETCLKGRDFEVPMCGAAYLTSEQEDLHRVYEVGREVASYKDKQDCLAVIKRLLADPGHLERMGLAARQRCLAQHTWAQRFAHAFGVMGIMPPGEPEQASWF from the coding sequence TTGAGCGAGGCGGAGGTGGGCCGCCGGGTGGCCCGGAATCTGCGGCGGCGTGGGGTGGGCGCGGCCTTGCATCCGTCCGGGCACGTCCGCTCCATCTATGCCTCCGAGCTGGGCGAGTGGGAAAAGCACCAGATACCCGCCGCCCTGGCCGGCCTGGGCGAGGTGGAGGTTTTCGCCCTGCCCGAGCACGGTTTCGACCCCAAGGCCGAGGACTGGCTCCAGCGCCGGCAAGAGATGGAGGCCAAGCTGTTGGCCTTTGTGGCCGAGACCCACGCCCGCAAACCGGTTGACGTGCTGGTCTCCTACCTCAGCGGATACCACGTGTCGCCCGAGACCGTCGAGCGCATTAAAGGCATGGGCATAGCCACCTGCGCCTTTCATTGGGACGACCGCCTTTATTTTCGCGGCCGGCTCGGCGGCGGGCGCTACACCGGCCCCTCGGCCCTGGCCCGGGCCTATGACCTGAACCTGACCAACGCCAGTCGCTCGCTGATCAAGTATTTCGTGGAAGGCGGGCTGGCAATTTTCTGGCCCGAGGGGGCCGACCCGGATCATTTTGCGCCCCGCAAAGTATCCCTGGAGTTTGATGTGTCCTTTATCGGGGCCAACTATGGCCAGCGGCCGGAGTGGATCAGGTATTTGCGCCGCCATGGGGTGCGGGTGGCCGCCTTTGGCCCCGGCTGGGAGCATGGCCCGGTGCCCTCGGGGCAGATGCCCGAGATATACTCCCAGTCGCGCATCAATCTGGGATTCAGCGGCATCGGCTACTCCATGCGGGAGACCTGCCTAAAAGGGCGCGACTTCGAGGTTCCCATGTGCGGGGCCGCCTATCTGACCAGCGAGCAGGAAGACCTGCACCGGGTCTATGAGGTGGGTCGGGAGGTGGCCTCTTACAAGGACAAGCAGGATTGCCTGGCCGTGATCAAGCGCCTGCTGGCCGACCCCGGGCATTTGGAGCGGATGGGCCTGGCGGCGCGGCAACGCTGCCTGGCCCAGCACACCTGGGCCCAGCGCTTTGCCCACGCCTTTGGCGTGATGGGTATAATGCCCCCTGGGGAGCCGGAGCAGGCCTCCTGGTTCTGA
- a CDS encoding class I SAM-dependent methyltransferase, with product MLEHFLDPILEIGRLVEKLNDNGSIYIEVPNIDYFSMKMLENAHVYYFNRRTLKHYMAKCKLSPLQETEDMVGSGIMGANFGVLFRKDMNISGNVGALENEYSTMKNIIAKEDSRALFKYAAITSRALLANTLKRYSRRFLKRN from the coding sequence GTGTTAGAACATTTTTTAGATCCTATATTAGAGATAGGCAGGCTTGTAGAGAAATTGAATGATAATGGCTCGATATACATCGAAGTTCCAAATATCGATTATTTTTCTATGAAGATGCTAGAAAATGCCCATGTATATTATTTTAATAGAAGGACGCTAAAGCACTATATGGCAAAGTGCAAGCTTTCTCCGCTGCAAGAAACTGAAGATATGGTCGGGAGTGGTATAATGGGGGCTAACTTTGGTGTTTTATTTAGGAAAGACATGAACATTTCGGGAAATGTAGGTGCTCTGGAAAATGAGTACTCAACCATGAAAAATATAATTGCTAAAGAAGATTCAAGGGCTCTGTTTAAGTATGCAGCAATTACATCCAGGGCGCTTCTTGCCAATACCTTGAAGCGATACTCGCGACGTTTTTTAAAAAGAAACTAG